In one Phyllostomus discolor isolate MPI-MPIP mPhyDis1 chromosome 8, mPhyDis1.pri.v3, whole genome shotgun sequence genomic region, the following are encoded:
- the MPDU1 gene encoding mannose-P-dolichol utilization defect 1 protein isoform X2 translates to MAAETDGPLKRVLVPILLPEKCYDQFFVHWDLLHVPCLKILLSKGLGLGIVAGSLLVKLPQVLKILGAKSAEGLSLQSVMLELVALTGTMVYSIVNKFPFSSWGEALFLMLQTVTICFLVLHYRGQTVKGVAFLAGYALVLLVLLSPLTPMAVITLLQASNVPSVVAGKETGDPLMAGTFVVSSLCNGLIAAQLLFYWNAKAPHKKKE, encoded by the exons ATGGCGGCCGAAACTGACGGGCCGCTGAAACGGGTGCTGGTGCCGATTCTTTTACCTGAAAAATGCTACGACCAATTTTTCGTCCACTGGGATTTGCTTCACG tcCCCTGCCTGAAGATTCTCCTCAGcaaaggcctggggctgggaattGTAGCTGGATCACTTCTGg TAAAACTGCCCCAGGTGCTTAAAATCCTTGGAGCCAAAAGTGCTGAAGGGTTGAGCCTTCAGTCAGTAATGCTGGAACTGGTGGCATTGACTGGCACCATGGTCTACAGCATCGTCAACAAATTCCCCTTCAG CTCTTGGGGTGAAGCCCTATTCCTGATGCTCCAGACAGTCACCATCTGCTTCCTGGTTCTACACTACAGAGGACAAACTGTGAAAG GTGTGGCTTTCCTAGCGGGTTATGCCCTGGTCCTGCTGGTGCTGCTTTCACCACTGACCCCCATGGCTGTAATTACCCTGCTCCAGGCCTCCAATGTGCCTTCTGTGGTGGCGGGGAAG GAAACTGGAGATCCCCTCATGGCTGGAACCTTTGTGGTCTCTTCCCTCTGTAACGGCCTCATCGCTGCCCAGCTTCTCTTCTACTGGAATGCAAAGGCTCCccacaagaaaaaggaatag
- the EIF4A1 gene encoding eukaryotic initiation factor 4A-I isoform X2 has protein sequence MSASQDSRSRDNGPDGMEPEGVIESNWNEIVDSFDDMNLSESLLRGIYAYGFEKPSAIQQRAILPCIKGYDVIAQAQSGTGKTATFAISILQQIELDLKATQALVLAPTRELAQQIQKVVMALGDYMGASCHACIGGTNVRAEVQKLQMEAPHIIVGTPGRVFDMLNRRYLSPKYIKMFVLDEADEMLSRGFKDQIYDIFQKLNSNTQVVLLSATMPSDVLEVTKKFMRDPIRILVKKEELTLEGIRQFYINVEREEWKLDTLCDLYETLTITQAVIFINTRRKVDWLTEKMHARDFTVSAMHGDMDQKERDVIMREFRSGSSRVLITTDLLARGIDVQQVSLVINYDLPTNRENYIHRIGRGGRFGRKGVAINMVTEEDKRTLRDIETFYNTSIEEMPLNVADLI, from the exons ATGTCTGCGAGTCAGGATTCCCG ATCCAGAGACAATGGCCCCGATGGAATGGAGCCTGAAGGTGTCATTGAG AGTAACTGGAATGAGATTGTTGACAGCTTTGATGACATGAACCTCTCAGAGTCCCTCCTCCGTGGCATCTATGCCTATGGTTTTGAGAAGCCCTCTGCCATCCAGCAGCGAGCCATTCTTCCTTGTATCAAGG GTTATGATGTGATCGCTCAAGCCCAATCTGGGACAGGAAAAACAGCCACTTTCGCCATATCAATTTTGCAACAAATTGAATTGGACCTAAAGGCCACCCAGGCCTTGGTCCTGGCACCTACTAGAGAATTGGCACAGCAG ATACAGAAGGTAGTCATGGCTTTAGGAGATTACATGGGTGCTTCCTGTCATGCCTGCATTGGGGGTACCAACGTGCGTGCTGAGGTACAGAAGCTGCAGATGGAAGCTCCTCATATCATTGTGGGCACTCCAGGCCGTGTGTTTGATATGCTTAACCGCAGATACCTGT ctCCCAAATACATCAAGATGTTTGTACTGGATGAAGCTGATGAAATGTTAAGTCGTGGATTCAAGGACCAGATCTATGACATATTCCAAAAGCTCAATAGCAACACCCAG GTGGTTTTGCTGTCAGCTACAATGCCTTCTGATGTGCTTGAGGTGACCAAGAAGTTCATGAGGGACCCTATTCGGATTCTTGTCAAGAAGGAAGAGTTGACTCTGGAGGGTATTCGTCAATTCTACATCAATGTGGAACGAGAG GAGTGGAAGCTGGACACACTGTGTGACTTGTATGAAACCCTCACCATTACCCAGGCAGTCATCTTCATCAATACTCGAAGGAAGGTTGATTGGCTCACTGAGAAGATGCATGCCCGAGACTTCACCGTCTCTGCCATG caTGGAGATATGGACCAAAAGGAACGAGATGTAATCATGAGGGAGTTCCGCTCTGGCTCTAGCAGAGTATTGATTACCACTGACTTGCTG GCCAGAGGCATTGATGTGCAGCAGGTTTCTTTAGTCATCAACTATGaccttcccaccaacagggaAAACTATATCCACAG AATCGGTCGGGGTGGACGTTTTGGCCGTAAGGGTGTGGCTATtaacatggtgacagaagaagacaaGAGGACTCTGCGAGACATCGAAACTTTCTACAACACCTCCATTGAGGAGATGCCCCTCAATGTTGCTGACCTCATCTGA
- the MPDU1 gene encoding mannose-P-dolichol utilization defect 1 protein isoform X1: MAAETDGPLKRVLVPILLPEKCYDQFFVHWDLLHVPCLKILLSKGLGLGIVAGSLLVKLPQVLKILGAKSAEGLSLQSVMLELVALTGTMVYSIVNKFPFSSWGEALFLMLQTVTICFLVLHYRGQTVKGVAFLAGYALVLLVLLSPLTPMAVITLLQASNVPSVVAGKLLQAVTNYRNGHTGQLSAITVFLLFGGSLARIFTSIQETGDPLMAGTFVVSSLCNGLIAAQLLFYWNAKAPHKKKE; encoded by the exons ATGGCGGCCGAAACTGACGGGCCGCTGAAACGGGTGCTGGTGCCGATTCTTTTACCTGAAAAATGCTACGACCAATTTTTCGTCCACTGGGATTTGCTTCACG tcCCCTGCCTGAAGATTCTCCTCAGcaaaggcctggggctgggaattGTAGCTGGATCACTTCTGg TAAAACTGCCCCAGGTGCTTAAAATCCTTGGAGCCAAAAGTGCTGAAGGGTTGAGCCTTCAGTCAGTAATGCTGGAACTGGTGGCATTGACTGGCACCATGGTCTACAGCATCGTCAACAAATTCCCCTTCAG CTCTTGGGGTGAAGCCCTATTCCTGATGCTCCAGACAGTCACCATCTGCTTCCTGGTTCTACACTACAGAGGACAAACTGTGAAAG GTGTGGCTTTCCTAGCGGGTTATGCCCTGGTCCTGCTGGTGCTGCTTTCACCACTGACCCCCATGGCTGTAATTACCCTGCTCCAGGCCTCCAATGTGCCTTCTGTGGTGGCGGGGAAG CTGCTCCAGGCAGTCACCAACTACCGCAATGGGcacacaggccagctctcagccATTACAGTGTTTTTGCTCTTTGGGGGCTCATTGGCCCGAATCTTCACCTCCATTCAG GAAACTGGAGATCCCCTCATGGCTGGAACCTTTGTGGTCTCTTCCCTCTGTAACGGCCTCATCGCTGCCCAGCTTCTCTTCTACTGGAATGCAAAGGCTCCccacaagaaaaaggaatag
- the TNFSF12 gene encoding LOW QUALITY PROTEIN: tumor necrosis factor ligand superfamily member 12 (The sequence of the model RefSeq protein was modified relative to this genomic sequence to represent the inferred CDS: inserted 1 base in 1 codon) encodes MAARRSQRQRGRRGEPGTALLAPLMLGXGLVLACLGLLLAVVSLGSRASWSAQEPSQRELVAEEDQDPLELSPLSEESQDPGPFLKQLVRRRRNAPRDRKTRARRVIAAHYEVHPQLGQDGIQAGVDGTVSGWEEAKINSSNPLRYDRQSRGFIVTRAGLYYLYCQVHFDEGKAVYLKLDLLVDGTLALRCLEEFSATAASSPGSQLRFCQVSGLLPLRPGSSLRIRTLPWANLKAAPFLTYFGLFQVH; translated from the exons atggCTGCCCGTCGgagccagaggcagagggggcGCAGGGGGGAGCCGGGCACCGCCCTGCTGGCCCCACTCATGCTGG CTGGCCTGGTGCTGGCCTGCCTTGGCCTCCTGCTGGCCGTGGTCAGCCTGGGGAGCCGAGCATCGTGGTCTGCCCAG GAGCCTTCCCAGCGGGAACTGGTAGCAGAAGAGGACCAGGACCCTCTG GAACTGAGTCCCCTGTCAGAGGAGAGCCAGGATCCAGGGCCTTTCCTGAAACAATTGGTTCGGCGTCGCAGAAATG CACCTAGAGACCGGAAAACTCGGGCTCGCCGAGTGATCGCAGCCCACTATGAAG TTCACCCACAGCTCGGACAGGACGGCATACAAGCGG GTGTGGACGGGACGGTGAGTGGCTGGGAGGAGGCCAAAATCAACAGCTCCAACCCACTTCGCTATGACCGCCAGAGCAGGGGATTTATAGTCACCCGGGCTGGGCTCTACTACCTGTACTGTCAG gtgCACTTTGACGAGGGAAAGGCTGTCTACCTGAAACTGGACTTGCTAGTGGATGGCACGCTGGCCCTGCGATGCCTGGAAGAGTTCTCTGCCACCGCAGCAAGTTCCCCTGGGTCCCAGCTCCGTTTCTGCCAAGTGTCTGGGCTGTTGCCCCTGAGGCCAGGGTCCTCCTTACGGATCCGTACGCTCCCCTGGGCCAATCTCAAGGCTGCCCCTTTCCTTACCTACTTTGGACTCTTCCAAGTTCACTGA
- the TNFSF13 gene encoding tumor necrosis factor ligand superfamily member 13 — translation MPASSPSFLAPKGPLGDMGGRVREPALSVALWLSWGAALGAVACAMALLTQQTELQILRRELTRLQRSGGPFENGEGNPWLSLQEQRPESLEALENGERSRRRRAVLTRKQKKKHSVLHLVPINITSKEDSDVTEVMWQPALKRGRGLEAQGYVVRVWDAGVYLLYSQVLFHDVTFTMGQAVSREGQGRQETLFRCIRSMPSNPDWAYNSCYSAGVFHLHQGDILSVIIPRARAKLSLSPHGTFLGKPLWAETGRREALDE, via the exons ATGCCAGCCTCATCTCCTTCCTTTCTAGCCCCCAAAGGGCCTCTGGGAGACAtggggggcagggtccgagagccAGCACTCTCAGTTGCCCTCTGGTTGAGTTGGGGGGcagctctgggggctgtggcttgtGCCATGGCTCTACTGACCCAACAAACAGAGCTGCAAATCCTAAGGAGAGAGCTGACCCGGCTGCAGAGGAGTGGAGGGCCCTTTGAAAATGGGGAAGGGAATCCATGGCTGAGCCTCCAGGAGCAG AGGCCTGAGAGCCTGGAAGCCCTGGAGAATGGGGAGAGATCCCGAAGAAGGAGAGCAGTGCTCACCCGTAAACAGAAGA agAAGCACTCAGTTCTGCACCTTGTTCCCATTAACATTACCTCCAAGG AGGACTCTGATGTGACAGAGGTGATGTGGCAACCAGCTCTTAAGCGTGGGAGAGGTCTGGAGGCCCAAGGATATGTTGTTCGAGTCTGGGATGCTGGAGTTTATCTGCTGTATAGCCAG GTCCTGTTTCATGATGTGACTTTCACCATGGGTCAGGCGGTGTCTCGGGAGGGCCAGGGAAGGCAGGAGACTCTATTCCGATGTATACGAAGTATGCCTTCCAACCCAGACTGGGCGTACAATAGCTGCTACAGTGCAG GTGTCTTCCACTTACACCAAGGGGATATTCTGAGTGTCATAATCCCTCGAGCGAGGGCGAAACTTAGTCTTTCTCCACATGGAACCTTCCTGGG CAAGCCCCTCTGGGCTGAGACGGGTCGCCGGGAAGCCTTGGATGAATAA
- the SENP3 gene encoding sentrin-specific protease 3, translating into MKETIQGTRPWGPEPSGPGIAPAYSSPRRERLRWPPPPKPRLKSGGGFGPDPGSGTTVPSRRLPVPRPSFDASASEEEEEEEEDEDEEEEVAAWRLPPRWGQLAATQRPRPPRSTHRKTCSQRRRRAMRAFRMLLYSKSTSLTFHWKLWGRHRGRRRSLAHPKNHLSPQEGGATPQVPSPCCRFDSPRGPPPPRLGLLGALMAEDGVRGSSPLPSGPPMEEDGLRWTPKSPLDPDSGLLSCSLPNGFGGPPGPDGERSLAPPDASILISNVCSIGDHVAQELFQGSDLGTTEEAERPGEKTGQHSPLREEHVTCVQSILDEFLQTYGSLIPLSADEVVEKLEDIFQQEFSTPSRKGLVLQLIQSYQRMPGNAMVRGFRVAYKRHVLTMDDLGTLYGQNWLNDQVMNMYGDLVMDTVPEKVHFFNSFFYDKLRTKGYDGVKRWTKNVDIFNKELLLIPIHLEVHWSLISVDVRRRTITYFDSQRTLNRRCPKHIAKYLQAEAVKKDRLDFHQGWKGYFKMNVARQNNDSDCGAFVLQYCKHLALSQPFSFTQQDMPKLRRQIYKELCHCKLTV; encoded by the exons ATGAAAGAGACTATACAAGGAACCAGGCCTTGGGGGCCTGAGCCTTCAGGACCTGGCATAGCCCCAGCTTACTCAAGCCCTAGGCGGGAACGTCTTCgttggcccccacccccaaaaccccGACTCAAATCAGGTGGAGGGTTTGGGCCAGATCCTGGGTCAGGGACCACAGTGCCATCCAGACGCCTCCCTGTCCCTCGGCCTTCTTTTGATGCCTCAGCtagtgaagaggaggaagaagaagaggaggatgaagatgaggaagaggaagtggcAGCTTGGAGGCTGCCCCCCAGATGGGGTCAGCTGGCAGCCACCCAGCGGCCTCGCCCTCCCCGCTCTACTCATCGAAAAACCTGCTCACAGCGGCGCCGCAGAGCCATGAGAGCCTTCCGGATGCTGCTCTACTCAAAAAGCACCTCGCTGACATTCCACTGGAAGCTTTGGGGGCGCCACCGGGGCCGGCGGCGGAGCCTTGCACACCCCAAGAACCATCTTTCACCCCAAGAAGGGGGTGCGACACCACAGGTGCCATCCCCCTGCTGTCGTTTTGACTCCCCCCGGGGGCCACCCCCCCCTCGGCTGGGTCTGCTAGGTGCTCTCATGGCTGAGGATGGGGTGAGAGGGTCTTCACCATTGCCCTCTGGGCCCCCTATGGAGGAAGATGGATTAAGGTGGACTCCAAAGTCTCCTCTGGACCCTGACTCTG GCCTCCTCTCTTGTTCTCTGCCCAATGGCTTTGGGGGACCACCTGGGCCAGACGGGGAGCGAAGTCTGGCACCCCCTGATGCCAGCATCCTCATCAGCAATGTGTGCAGCATCGGGGACCACGTGGCTCAGGAGCTTTTTCAGGGCTCAGATTTGGGCACTACCGAAGAGGCAGAGCGGCCTGGGGAGAAAACTGGCCAGCATAGTCCACTGCGGGAGGAGCATGTGACCTGTGTGCAGA GTATCTTAGATGAATTCCTTCAAACTTACGGCAGCCTCATCCCTCTCAGCGCTGATGAGGTAGTAGAGAAATTGGAGGACATTTTCCAGCAGGAGTTTTCTACGCCTTCCAG GAAGGGCCTGGTGCTACAGCTGATCCAGTCATACCAGCGGATGCCAGGCAATGCCATGGTGAGGGGCTTCCGAGTGGCCTATAAGCGGCACGTGCTGACCATGGATGACTTGGGGACCTTGTATGGACAGAACTGGCTCAATGAccag GTGATGAACATGTATGGAGACCTGGTCATGGACACAGTCCCTGAAAAG GTGCATTTCTTCAACAGTTTCTTCTATGATAAACTTCGTACCAAGGGTTATGATGGGGTGAAAAGGTGGACCAAAAAC GTGGACATCTTCAATAAGGAGCTACTGCTAATCCCCATCCACCTGGAGGTGCATTGGTCCCTTATCTCTGTTGATGTGAGGCGACGCACCATCACCTATTTTGACTCGCAGCGCACTCTAAACCGCCGCTGCCCTAAG CATATTGCCAAGTATCTACAGGCAGAGGCAGTGAAAAAAGACCGGCTGGATTTCCACCAAGGTTGGAAAGGTTACTTCAAAATG AATGTGGCCAGGCAGAATAATGACAGTGATTGTGGCGCCTTTGTGTTGCAG TACTGCAAGCACCTGGCCCTGTCTCAGCCATTCAGCTTCACCCAGCAGGACATGCCCAAACTTCGTCGGCAGATCTACAAGGAGCTGTGTCACTGCAAACTCACTGTGTGA
- the EIF4A1 gene encoding eukaryotic initiation factor 4A-I isoform X1: protein MGQMPYSAVRSRDNGPDGMEPEGVIESNWNEIVDSFDDMNLSESLLRGIYAYGFEKPSAIQQRAILPCIKGYDVIAQAQSGTGKTATFAISILQQIELDLKATQALVLAPTRELAQQIQKVVMALGDYMGASCHACIGGTNVRAEVQKLQMEAPHIIVGTPGRVFDMLNRRYLSPKYIKMFVLDEADEMLSRGFKDQIYDIFQKLNSNTQVVLLSATMPSDVLEVTKKFMRDPIRILVKKEELTLEGIRQFYINVEREEWKLDTLCDLYETLTITQAVIFINTRRKVDWLTEKMHARDFTVSAMHGDMDQKERDVIMREFRSGSSRVLITTDLLARGIDVQQVSLVINYDLPTNRENYIHRIGRGGRFGRKGVAINMVTEEDKRTLRDIETFYNTSIEEMPLNVADLI from the exons ATGGGGCAAATGCCTTACTCAGCTGTAAG ATCCAGAGACAATGGCCCCGATGGAATGGAGCCTGAAGGTGTCATTGAG AGTAACTGGAATGAGATTGTTGACAGCTTTGATGACATGAACCTCTCAGAGTCCCTCCTCCGTGGCATCTATGCCTATGGTTTTGAGAAGCCCTCTGCCATCCAGCAGCGAGCCATTCTTCCTTGTATCAAGG GTTATGATGTGATCGCTCAAGCCCAATCTGGGACAGGAAAAACAGCCACTTTCGCCATATCAATTTTGCAACAAATTGAATTGGACCTAAAGGCCACCCAGGCCTTGGTCCTGGCACCTACTAGAGAATTGGCACAGCAG ATACAGAAGGTAGTCATGGCTTTAGGAGATTACATGGGTGCTTCCTGTCATGCCTGCATTGGGGGTACCAACGTGCGTGCTGAGGTACAGAAGCTGCAGATGGAAGCTCCTCATATCATTGTGGGCACTCCAGGCCGTGTGTTTGATATGCTTAACCGCAGATACCTGT ctCCCAAATACATCAAGATGTTTGTACTGGATGAAGCTGATGAAATGTTAAGTCGTGGATTCAAGGACCAGATCTATGACATATTCCAAAAGCTCAATAGCAACACCCAG GTGGTTTTGCTGTCAGCTACAATGCCTTCTGATGTGCTTGAGGTGACCAAGAAGTTCATGAGGGACCCTATTCGGATTCTTGTCAAGAAGGAAGAGTTGACTCTGGAGGGTATTCGTCAATTCTACATCAATGTGGAACGAGAG GAGTGGAAGCTGGACACACTGTGTGACTTGTATGAAACCCTCACCATTACCCAGGCAGTCATCTTCATCAATACTCGAAGGAAGGTTGATTGGCTCACTGAGAAGATGCATGCCCGAGACTTCACCGTCTCTGCCATG caTGGAGATATGGACCAAAAGGAACGAGATGTAATCATGAGGGAGTTCCGCTCTGGCTCTAGCAGAGTATTGATTACCACTGACTTGCTG GCCAGAGGCATTGATGTGCAGCAGGTTTCTTTAGTCATCAACTATGaccttcccaccaacagggaAAACTATATCCACAG AATCGGTCGGGGTGGACGTTTTGGCCGTAAGGGTGTGGCTATtaacatggtgacagaagaagacaaGAGGACTCTGCGAGACATCGAAACTTTCTACAACACCTCCATTGAGGAGATGCCCCTCAATGTTGCTGACCTCATCTGA
- the CD68 gene encoding macrosialin: MKLAVLFSGIVLGLLAAQGTGNDCHKKSATLLPSFTVTPTATESTTSPGTTSHRTTKSHKTTTTGTSQGPTTTTHNPVSTTSHGNATGTSHGPTTATHNPVSTTSHGNVTAHPTTSNSTATSPGSSSSPPHPGPPPPSPSPSPGSKAAVGDYTWTNGSQPCARLQAQIQIRVLYPTQDGREAWGISVLNPNKTKAQGGCEGAHPHLLLSFPYGQLSFGFKQEPQQSMVYLNYTAVEYNVSFPQATKWTFSVQNSSLQELQAPLGQSFSCRNASIILSPVFHLDLLFLKLQAAHLPSTGDFGPSFSCPSDQSILLPLIIGLIALGLLALVLVTFCIFRRRPSTYQPL; the protein is encoded by the exons ATGAAGCTTGCTGTGCTTTTCTCAGGGATTGTGCTGGGGCTACTGGCAG CCCAAGGAACAGGAAATGACTGTCATAAGAAATCTGCCACTCTGCTGCCGTCCTTCACGGTGACACCTACGGCTACAGAAAGCACAACAAGCCCTGGAACAACCAGCCACAGAACTACCAAGAGCCATAAAACTACCACCACAGGAACCAGCCAGGGACCCACGACAACTACTCATAATCCTGTCAGCACGACCAGCCATGGAAATGCCACAGGCACCAGCCACGGACCTACAACAGCTACTCATAATCCTGTCAGCACGACCAGCCATGGGAATGTCACAGCTCATCCAACAACAAGCAACAGCACTGCCACTAGCCCAGGATCCTCCAGCAGTCCTCCCCACCCAGGACCACCTCCACCTTCTCCAAGTCCTAGCCCAGGCTCCAAGGCAGCGGTAGGAGACTACACTTGGACTAATGGGTCTCAGCCCTGTGCCCGTCTGCAAGCCCAGATTCAGATTCGAGTTCTGTACCCAACCCAAGATGGAAGAGAG GCTTGGGGCATCTCCGTACTGAACCCTAACAAAACCaaggcccagggtggctgtgagggtGCCCATCCCCACTTGCTTCTCTCATTCCCCTATGGACAGCTCAGCTTCGGATTCAAGCAG GAGCCACAGCAGAGCATGGTTTACCTGAACTACACAGCTGTGGAGTACAATGTATCCTTCCCGCAGGCAACGA AGTGGACGTTCTCAGTTCAGAATTCATCCCTTCAAGAACTCCAAGCCCCACTGGGCCAGAGCTTCAGTTGCAGAAATGCAAGCATCATTCTTTCACCAGTTTTCCACCTCGACCTGCTTTTCCTGAAGCTACAAGCTGCTCACCTACCCTCAACAGGGGACTTTGGGCCAA GTTTTTCGTGTCCTAGTGACCAATCCATCTTGCTGCCTCTTATCATCGGCCTGATCGCCCTCGGCCTGCTCGCCCTGGTGCTTGTTACCTTCTGCATCTTCCGGAGGCGCCCATCCACCTACCAGCCCCTCTGA